The following are from one region of the Salicibibacter kimchii genome:
- a CDS encoding sodium:solute symporter family protein: protein MDNIMIYIGVGFVFFIMIVSGIISYRQQTGLTSFYIAGRGSPWYLITGSLFASGVSGATFLGVMAWFYEFGAGTLWINVGIAWSYFILCFLIGPKLRRFAQLTVSDYLSERFDSPLLRPVFSIIVSVWMVILLGSLYVQGGLLFTELFGLSYVASTIVTVGIVVIFTVFGGMMIILNTDFVGMFILIAALVITMPFLINAADDWGNVTTEILSESPDYFTSTGELSILMAFSWFFIWLFGYLGNPGYLTRFYAAINTREIIKAGIAIALIYLPVMLLFFISAIYGRYLFPDIHDPEMLWITYTFEYAPPIVVGMAMAGLFMAVLTSATSWLLAGASSLGRDIYQKIINRDVSERRMLMVTKLMVLLLAALSVPIGIARPAYILELMNLAYLIAGSGGGLIILMSMFYRGMTRQAAWAGLIAAAVMAITGTILQFAGVLTEEIDPMIPTVLATFVIVIIVSKLGEPNEKMTSVYDQMLRKSESDQAKKHVS, encoded by the coding sequence GTGGATAATATAATGATTTATATTGGGGTAGGCTTTGTTTTCTTCATTATGATAGTTTCTGGAATCATTTCCTATCGGCAACAAACGGGTCTTACATCTTTTTATATTGCGGGGCGAGGATCCCCGTGGTATTTGATTACTGGATCATTATTCGCTTCAGGTGTTAGTGGTGCCACGTTTCTAGGTGTCATGGCATGGTTTTATGAGTTTGGAGCAGGTACCCTATGGATCAATGTCGGTATCGCATGGAGCTATTTTATTCTTTGTTTTCTCATAGGTCCGAAATTACGACGTTTCGCACAATTGACAGTTTCAGATTACCTATCTGAGCGGTTTGATAGTCCGTTGTTGCGTCCTGTATTTTCTATTATTGTTTCTGTGTGGATGGTCATTCTTCTTGGCTCTCTTTATGTGCAAGGAGGATTATTGTTTACAGAATTGTTCGGATTAAGCTACGTGGCGAGCACAATTGTTACGGTTGGAATTGTTGTAATATTTACTGTTTTCGGTGGTATGATGATCATTTTGAACACTGATTTTGTTGGTATGTTCATTTTGATTGCCGCTTTGGTTATAACAATGCCCTTCCTTATTAATGCGGCGGACGATTGGGGAAATGTAACGACAGAAATTCTCAGTGAATCACCTGATTACTTCACTTCTACAGGTGAATTATCCATATTGATGGCCTTCTCATGGTTTTTCATTTGGTTGTTCGGGTATTTAGGAAATCCTGGATACCTTACACGTTTTTATGCGGCCATTAACACTCGTGAAATCATTAAAGCGGGGATTGCTATTGCACTGATTTATTTACCAGTGATGTTACTATTTTTCATTTCAGCAATATATGGACGATATCTCTTTCCAGATATCCATGATCCAGAAATGCTCTGGATTACTTACACCTTTGAATATGCACCTCCAATCGTAGTCGGTATGGCAATGGCAGGTCTGTTTATGGCTGTTCTCACATCAGCTACGTCATGGTTGTTAGCAGGAGCTTCAAGTCTTGGGCGCGATATTTATCAAAAAATCATTAACCGTGATGTATCAGAAAGACGAATGCTCATGGTGACTAAATTAATGGTTCTATTATTAGCAGCATTGTCTGTTCCTATTGGGATTGCACGTCCCGCTTATATATTGGAATTAATGAACCTCGCTTATCTAATTGCAGGAAGTGGTGGGGGACTTATTATTCTAATGAGCATGTTTTACCGGGGGATGACTAGACAAGCTGCATGGGCGGGACTCATTGCGGCTGCAGTTATGGCAATCACCGGAACAATACTCCAGTTTGCAGGGGTTCTCACTGAAGAAATAGATCCAATGATTCCTACTGTGCTGGCAACATTTGTTATTGTAATAATTGTTAGTAAACTAGGGGAGCCAAATGAAAAAATGACCTCTGTGTACGATCAAATGTTAAGGAAAAGCGAATCTGATCAAGCTAAGAAACACGTTTCATGA
- a CDS encoding hydantoinase B/oxoprolinase family protein: MITKTESNKNMFDPVQVEVMWNRLITNLEEQAKTLIRTSFSNILSDAGDLSAGLFDSHGNMIAQANTGTPGHINTMALGVKHFMEKFPSERLNHGDVLIGNNPYEISGHLLDVTIVTPVFYDANLIGYFASTCHVTDIGGRGYNPEGESIYEEGLHIPYMKYYQAGLMNESLQSIIEANVRAPFEVLGDLRAQVVAQEVAIRRLLEMLEEFNLTEIDTLGHEIIQRSEKAMRKAITGIPDGIYENEIYTDGVSEPIKIKCSVSIQGDEFAVDFTGSSPASSKGVNVSLYYTLAYVTYAIKAAIAPDIPNNEGSFRPVRVDAPEGCVLNASHPMPTAARHIIGHFAPVCVLGALYHAMPDATIAEGSTSIWSVQVYGKDLQDDPFSYVTFSTGGMGARPTKDGLSATGFPSGVRGTPVEIIESNSPLVIYQKELRPDSGGSGQYRGGLGQIIRFGVRTHQQWHFPTMFDCMNYPPRGLAGGKPGAKAEVLLNDQTYLESKRLYTFDPEDIITLKLPGGGGYDSPEKRDLEMVKCDVMNGYISRERANADYNIVIDSNFEVE, from the coding sequence ATGATAACCAAGACAGAAAGCAACAAGAATATGTTTGACCCTGTTCAAGTGGAGGTTATGTGGAATCGACTAATTACGAATTTAGAGGAGCAGGCTAAAACACTGATAAGAACCTCATTTTCGAATATCCTTTCAGATGCTGGTGATTTATCTGCAGGGTTATTTGATAGTCATGGAAATATGATTGCTCAAGCTAATACAGGGACACCCGGACATATTAACACAATGGCTTTAGGGGTAAAGCATTTTATGGAAAAATTTCCGAGTGAACGCTTAAATCACGGAGATGTTCTCATAGGTAACAACCCATACGAAATTTCAGGTCACCTTCTTGACGTTACCATCGTTACCCCTGTTTTTTACGATGCGAATCTTATCGGTTATTTTGCATCTACGTGTCATGTGACAGACATAGGTGGTCGGGGATATAATCCCGAGGGTGAAAGTATCTATGAAGAAGGCCTCCATATCCCATATATGAAGTATTATCAAGCGGGACTAATGAATGAAAGTTTACAATCGATCATTGAAGCTAATGTTCGGGCGCCTTTCGAGGTGTTGGGAGACTTACGTGCACAAGTTGTTGCTCAAGAAGTAGCAATTAGACGTCTGCTTGAAATGTTGGAAGAGTTTAACCTTACAGAGATTGATACTTTAGGTCATGAGATCATTCAGCGATCAGAAAAAGCAATGCGCAAAGCCATCACAGGTATTCCTGATGGAATCTATGAAAATGAGATATATACGGATGGAGTTTCTGAACCTATAAAAATCAAATGTTCCGTTTCTATTCAAGGGGATGAATTTGCGGTAGACTTTACAGGATCTTCACCGGCAAGTTCAAAAGGGGTAAATGTAAGCCTTTATTATACATTAGCTTATGTAACCTACGCTATAAAGGCAGCGATTGCACCGGACATTCCCAATAATGAAGGAAGTTTTCGTCCCGTTCGAGTCGACGCTCCTGAAGGTTGTGTTCTTAACGCCTCACATCCCATGCCGACAGCGGCAAGACACATTATTGGGCACTTTGCTCCCGTGTGTGTTCTAGGTGCGTTATATCATGCCATGCCTGATGCGACGATTGCTGAAGGTTCAACCTCCATTTGGAGTGTGCAAGTATATGGGAAAGACTTACAAGATGATCCATTTTCCTATGTGACATTTAGCACTGGAGGGATGGGTGCTCGCCCTACAAAAGATGGACTATCTGCAACAGGATTTCCTTCCGGTGTTCGCGGAACACCTGTTGAAATCATTGAAAGCAATTCACCGCTCGTGATTTATCAAAAGGAGCTTCGCCCGGATTCCGGCGGAAGCGGACAATACCGGGGTGGACTTGGACAAATTATTCGCTTTGGTGTTCGTACTCATCAACAGTGGCATTTTCCAACAATGTTTGACTGTATGAATTATCCTCCTCGTGGATTAGCCGGCGGTAAGCCCGGAGCAAAAGCAGAGGTGTTGTTAAATGATCAAACCTATTTAGAATCGAAGCGTCTATATACGTTTGATCCAGAAGATATTATTACTTTAAAACTTCCAGGTGGAGGTGGTTATGACAGTCCAGAAAAACGTGATTTAGAGATGGTTAAATGTGATGTTATGAATGGTTATATTTCTCGGGAACGGGCCAATGCTGATTATAACATTGTTATAGACTCAAACTTTGAAGTTGAGTAA